One Ahaetulla prasina isolate Xishuangbanna chromosome 1, ASM2864084v1, whole genome shotgun sequence DNA window includes the following coding sequences:
- the ZUP1 gene encoding zinc finger-containing ubiquitin peptidase 1, whose translation MDGSRRGRQGSPPAGARAVPPSPLPESSPPLFECPICHLSCTDYPVLQEHVELHLDECSILEGRNLNDLELAQHLQNEEDRQRRTETARQEKDDFQKLQRQYGLDGSGGYKQQSLKAMTKEVDFGRMQPSEYHRRKADMLESLALGVDDGKTKTSGITEALCQYYQNECKDIKHVWLSTGVDHFHCSFGDKGWGCGYRNFQILFSFLLRNNSYKDCLKDMSQVPCIPKIQTQIEDAWKEGFDPQGASHFNSRLQGTKAWIGACEIYSVLTFLKLKCQIIDFHQPTGSSGTHPRLFEWVLNYYSSGKDSNGKVMSTSKPPIYLQHQGHSRTIVGIEERKNKSLCLLIFDPGCPSEEMQKLLKGIDGNNLKLFRRLPGGLKHKQYQIVSVDGVLTEEEKVARRQASQFFIAQKIP comes from the exons ATGGACGGGTCGAGGAGAGGTCGGCAGGGAAGCCCGCCTGCCGGTGCTCGAGCTGTTCCTCCGTCTCCCCTTCCTG aAAGTAGTCCACCTTTATTTGAATGTCCAATATGCCATCTTAGTTGCACCGATTATCCAGTTCTGCAAGAACATGTTGAACTGCACCTAGATGAATGCAGCATTTTAGAAG GAAGAAacttgaatgatctagaattggCACAGCATCTTCAAAATGAAGAGGATAGGCAAAGAAGAACAGAAACTGCAAGACAAGAAAAGGATGATTTCCAAAAGTTGCAG AGACAATATGGTTTAGATGGTTCTGGAGGGTACAAGCAACAGTCACTAAAAGCCATGACAAAAGAAGTGGATTTCGGAAGAATGCAACCATCTGAATATCACAGGAGAAAAGCTGATATGTTGGAATCTCTGGCTTTAGGAGTTGATGATGGAAAGACAAAGACCTCAG GAATTACTGAAGCGCTGTGCCAATACTATCAGAATGAATGCAAAGATATAAAGCACGTGTGGCTTTCTACAGGAGTGGATCACTTTCACTGTTCTTTTGGAGACAAAGGCTGGGGTTGTGGTTATCGGAATTTTcaaattctgttttcttttcttttgaggaATAACTCCTATAAAGACTGTTTGAAAG ATATGTCACAAGTTCCTTGTATTccaaaaatacaaacacaaattgAAGATGCCTGGAAAGAAGGTTTTGATCCCCAAGGAGCTTCTCATTTCAATAGCAGATTACAAGGAACTAAAGCATGGATAGGAGCATGTGAAATTTATTCAGTCTTAACTTTTCTCAAGCTAAA gtgTCAAATTATTGACTTTCATCAGCCTACCGGCTCTTCTGGTACACACCCTCGTTTGTTTGAATGGGTATTAAATTATTATTCTTCAGGTAAAGATAGCAATGGAAAGGTTATGAGTACTTCCAAGCCACCAATTTATCTGCAGCACCAAG GTCATAGTCGTACCATTGTTGGAATtgaggaaagaaaaaacaaaagtttaTGTCTACTAATATTTGATCCCGGCTGCCCTTCAGAAGAAATGCAAAAACTCTTAAAAGGCATTGATGGGAACAATCTAAAATTATTTCGAAGACTTCCAGGAGGCTTAAAGCATAAGCAATATCAAATAGTGTCTGTGGATGGTGTGCTGACAGAAGAGGAAAAAGTT GCTCGTAGGCAGGCTTCCCAATTCTTCATAGCACAGAAAATTCCTTGA
- the DHRS1 gene encoding dehydrogenase/reductase SDR family member 1: MASGTRPLLGHICVVTGASRGIGKGVALQLSEAGATVYITARHRETLEQAAAEVQSRGGKCVPVVCDSTREEEVAALFQRVREEQGGRLDVLVNSAFSAVTTLSKEIGVPFWESEPSLWDQINNAGLRGNYFCTVHAARLMVPAGRGLIVIISSPGGLRYMFDVPYGVGKAACDRLAADCAVELRPFGVACVSLWPGLVRTELVMQQAENVERLFKDLPERLANKAESPEVSGKCVVALASDPHVMRHSGKVVLSPDLARRYRFKDVDGRDVYNYVSVRECLTELMPKLSFLLWFIPPFITFPKWVLALYSSKFAIYPPIQPADFKPVKKD; this comes from the coding sequence ATGGCCTCGGGGACCAGGCCTCTGCTAGGGCACATCTGCGTGGTGACCGGCGCTTCGCGGGGCATCGGGAAAGGTGTCGCGCTGCAGCTGTCGGAAGCCGGCGCCACCGTCTATATCACGGCCCGGCACCGGGAAACTCTGGAGCAAGCGGCGGCGGAGGTGCAAAGCCGGGGCGGCAAGTGCGTGCCGGTGGTGTGCGATTCTACTCGAGAGGAAGAAGTGGCGGCGTTGTTCCAGCGCGTCCGAGAGGAGCAAGGCGGCCGCCTGGATGTTTTGGTTAACAGCGCTTTCTCCGCAGTGACTACCCTCTCCAAAGAGATCGGTGTGCCGTTCTGGGAAAGCGAGCCGTCCCTCTGGGACCAGATCAACAACGCCGGCCTGAGAGGCAACTATTTCTGCACGGTTCATGCCGCCCGGCTCATGGTGCCCGCCGGGCGCGGTCTCATTGTCATCATCTCCTCGCCCGGTGGGCTGCGGTACATGTTCGACGTCCCATATGGGGTGGGCAAAGCTGCCTGCGACCGCCTGGCGGCTGACTGTGCCGTCGAGCTGCGCCCCTTCGGCGTGGCCTGCGTGTCCCTTTGGCCCGGGCTCGTTCGCACCGAACTGGTCATGCAGCAAGCGGAGAATGTCGAGAGACTATTCAAGGACCTGCCGGAGCGGCTGGCCAACAAGGCAGAAAGTCCCGAAGTGAGCGGGAAATGCGTGGTGGCCTTGGCTTCGGATCCCCACGTCATGAGGCACAGCGGCAAGGTGGTCCTCAGCCCAGACCTtgcccgtcgctaccggtttaaGGACGTGGATGGGCGAGacgtttataattatgtttcggTTCGGGAATGCCTTACCGAATTGATGCCCAAGCTGTCTTTCCTTCTCTGGTTCATTCCTCCCTTTATCACTTTCCCTAAGTGGGTCCTTGCTCTTTACTCCAGCAAGTTTGCTATCTACCCTCCCATTCAGCCGGCGGATTTTAAACCAGTTAAAAAAGACTGA